TGTCCCATACAGGAATCCAGTTTATGTAATGGAAGCAGCTTCGAGAATGATTGCACCAAGTCCTAGGATGGTTACTAGAACCCGGTTTTCTTCGCCATCAGATTCTCCTTCAACATCAGTTCCTATGAGGATTCAAGATTTGAGAGAGAAACTAAAAGCTGCAAAGAAAGTGTCAAGCCGCCGAGTCTCCTCTAATAATACCTTCAACGAGAAGAGAGCATCAACATCAGTCACTACCAAAAGTAGTCATGATGGTTTGAAGAGTAAAGCTAGGTCACCTCATGTATCTGCAGCACAAGCAAAGGCCAGCACAACGCCCTTACGTGTCATTAGAAACTCTCCAAGCCATAAGGAGAAAGCAGAACCTAAAAAGCGCATCGTCAAGAGTGGTCTTCAGCAGAAGAATGAACAGAAACAGAACTGCAAGGACAACCAACGGTTAGTAAACAAGGTTCCAGTGGAGCGTGGATCGATATCAAAGCAGTCCGGTGTGAGAACTGAACCGGCAGGAAAGAATGCTTCTCTATCTTTGTTGCGCAAAAAGACTGTTCCCCGGAGCAAGAAACCACCAAATGGGACGCAAGAGTGTGGAATCAAAAGGGTTGAAAGTGTGATAAAATGTAATATTGCCAGTGATGGTGGCTTGCAGTCAGGCAAAGATGATCTGAAAAAGGAAATGGATGTGATTTCATTCACATTCTCATCTCCGGTTAAAGGTTTATCATCTGATTCACTATCCTCCACTCAAGTAACTGATCAAGACATAGACTCTGCAGCTAGTTTCGATATGTTTGTTGGCGCCAATCCTTTAAATGTTCTGTTGGGGAAAAAGCTCAGAGTGATGACTTCTAAGCTTGAGTCTTCTAGCTGTAGCCTGACCCAAGAAGAGCCTTCATCTTCATCAGAGTATGACAAGTCGACCCAAAATGGTCTGGAAAAAGTTTTATCAGAGAGTGAGTCTGTTTCTGACTGCACCTCATCCTATGACAAACAAAAACTTCAGGTTAGTTCCTTCCTGATGCATTttattatttgtcatatttagAATTCTATATTTTTAGTTAGGCCCGCTGGTTTAAGTACTTCGGCTCTGTTAGTTCGGTTCAACAAATCTTACCGAATTAACTCAAAACAAAGTTCggttcggtatttggttagtttggtttttgaaaatcgtaccgaagtttttaattttggttatatgttggtttggtttagttttgttaaaatttcaaataaatttggTTAATTTCAATTATATCCGGTTAGTCTGGTttgaaatttggttagtttggttatggttttttgtatggtctggttaatttttattaaagaaaaCCGATTGCCAAAGGGAACCGAACACCATATTGTTAAAAACCCTACCAAATCGAAACCAAACTCCTAACCAAAGTAATCGAAAATTTCAGTCGGTTTggcgggtttggtttggttcggttcagttcaAAATCCCAGCCCCAGTTTTAGTATCTTGGCACTGTCTCTATACGTGTAAATCTTTCTACATTATTCAAGGCTTTCTAACTAATTATGTTTTTGTGTAATTTCGTTTGTTCcggtaaaaaaaaagatgacgcATGCAGAGGAGCATGAAGTTAGCAGCATTAGCACTGTAACAGAAGCAGATGATCTCAGAAGCTCTTGCAGCAAGGGCTTCTCAGATTGCAGACAAACCGCAGAAAGGCTAGTCTGGGAGGTTGAGTACATATCTGTGATCCTCGGTTCTGACCAACTGATGGTGAAAGAATTCGCTTTGGGAATGGATACTGACATATTACCTGCGAGCCTCTTTAAAGAACTGGAAGGCTGTggagaaacagcagcagccaaGCTCAAGAGAAAGACGCTGTTTGATTTTGTCAATAAGAGTTTAGCGCTCAAATGCGAGCAGATGTTTAGGGGTAGCTGCAGAGGGCTATTGTGGAGAGAGGGGGTTTTGTTTGAGCATAGAGATTGGTTAGCAGAAGAACTGAACAGAGAGGTTCAAgggttgaagaagatgagggaGATGATGATGGACTAGCTTGTTGAGAAAGAGATGAGTAGCTTAGAAGGGAGTTGGCTTGATTTCGAGAGAGAGACTTATGAAGAAGGTATTGACATTGAAGGAGAGATAGTATCTACGTTGGTTGGTGATTTAGTTAATGAGCTTGCCTCAGTGTTCAAAGAAGAACATTGAAGCCAATGAAAAGTGTTGGTTTCTGATTTGTTTTGAGTCTGATCTTCTCTCTGCATT
The Brassica napus cultivar Da-Ae unplaced genomic scaffold, Da-Ae ScsIHWf_2397;HRSCAF=3098, whole genome shotgun sequence DNA segment above includes these coding regions:
- the LOC111207574 gene encoding uncharacterized protein LOC111207574, coding for MEVAERKRSRGGFLNLFDWPGKSRKKKLFSSGNSELSEEPKQTKQNAHNLSSPSLNEIDKNGKNWNYTSRSDSSCCASSVTSDDGQGTRGPSVVARLMGLESLPVQEPRFNPVLDPFFFRHSLNTNKCNAYENLCYDGHNRPVERFHSETFPPRSGKPISAANNRLLSPIRSPGFVPYRNPVYVMEAASRMIAPSPRMVTRTRFSSPSDSPSTSVPMRIQDLREKLKAAKKVSSRRVSSNNTFNEKRASTSVTTKSSHDGLKSKARSPHVSAAQAKASTTPLRVIRNSPSHKEKAEPKKRIVKSGLQQKNEQKQNCKDNQRLVNKVPVERGSISKQSGVRTEPAGKNASLSLLRKKTVPRSKKPPNGTQECGIKRVESVIKCNIASDGGLQSGKDDLKKEMDVISFTFSSPVKGLSSDSLSSTQVTDQDIDSAASFDMFVGANPLNVLLGKKLRVMTSKLESSSCSLTQEEPSSSSEYDKSTQNGLEKVLSESESVSDCTSSYDKQKLQMTHAEEHEVSSISTVTEADDLRSSCSKGFSDCRQTAERLVWEVEYISVILGSDQLMVKEFALGMDTDILPASLFKELEGCGETAAAKLKRKTLFDFVNKSLALKCEQMFRGSCRGLLWREGVLFEHRDWLAEELNREVQGLKKMREMMMD